The genomic segment tatttatcactAATAACATGCATATTatgtacttttatttaaatattattttttcaatattgtCTGAATCTTCTGAAGTATATTAATTTCTCATATGATATACCAAGACTACATCATTAGTTTTGATGAACACGGAGATAAAGACATAAGGAAAAGAAGAGATACTCTAATTAGttcaaataaaactaatataatataataattataagtagttaaaatttttattaataataataatgattaatttagactctaatttataaattaattataaactaatttagatACCAATatcttttagtttataaaatattctttaatttaattaatatcattattaattatttttaatttttaaatttagtttttatttaattttctcgtagtaaaagttgaaataaaaaaaataaaaattttaatatataaaataggcgttatatattttttattagcagaattttaaactaaattgtaTCTAAAAAGCTTAAATTAAACTCACTTATAATTTTCAAGTTCGTGGTGTATGTTTCTTAGctttattaaaagaaagaattctaaataattcaatccatatttaaaagaaattggaTTGAGAAAGAGGCTAGACTAAAATAGTATATAACACGTGTGTGTGGGGTACGCGTATGTGTCTGTGGGTGTGCACTGTACACGTCCATatgtgttaaaaatatataaataaaatatagtagtgattaatgtattttaattttaggctatatatttatttcagtATTTTCAATTTCACCACAGTctttttaaattcagttttaatttttattaatttttctcaattattttatttctggtAATATTGttaaatagttaataataaCTACATCtcattttgtaattgtttttctatttttttattttttataattattttaattttttaaattatttttaatttttatttaaaaataattttttgattttatGTATTTCAGTGCCATgtcatattttatattctatttaatttctatatttgttatttttattttattcattttttctttttaaattaagtaattttgTCTCaagatcaaatttaatttttatgaaaattttatattaaattttttattaaaattaacattttcattagtatattccaaaatatagttagaattaatttaaaatatgataaaaataaactaaaataatagaaaatttaaaatgacaaaaataatgGAGTGataatataactaaattttaaaaaataaatcgcggttaaactttttttaatatacacattcaaatttaagaaatagaacaaattcaacttaaaaacaaaactgTAATAAGTGAAACACAAtgcttcactttttttttcttccaaacttCACACATAAGTTGGatgaacatttaaaaataaaagataaatttaatattctcacttgattttaaatatttattaaattatttttaaattaattctaactatattcttataatataatttttagaattgatttaaaaataattccataaatattagttaataaaaatgtgaattttaacaataatatcaatataacatttatataaaaatcaaacttagtattaattcaaaaagaagagtaaaattgtttaaaaaaattaaaatgaaattgaataaaaataataaatatagaaacTGAATTGTGTATAAAGTATGATATCGACAATTACATTATCACATGATATTACCTTACCAcgtaaacaatttttttaaaataataaaaatataaaaaactataaaagtaacaaaaaataGGAATGGATAAGTGACATATATTATTGTCACTTTGTTAactattcattataaaaaattacttaattgaacaacattaaaaaagattaagacttgattaaaaaaaatcaagaccATATTAAAAACTGAACAAAAGTGATGTTTAAGCTTTGATTTTACATGCATtacacgttttttttttctttttttatatcatatatcatataaagttattatatttattttccctCTCAGTGCATATTAGGTGTTGTAAACCTTTTtggttattaatatttttttaaaagaataccGTGTTATGAAATGCTGTAATGAAAAATGTTCACATATTACTGTTCAACGGACTggtatgaaaattattattcatgATAAAATAAAGACTCAAAAGGACtgactttaaatattaaaatgacattttttataattcgaAGGATTGATGAGCTAACATATTTCatgtttgaagaaaaaaagaaaaaaaaaagctgtGGCAAGAACtttgtttttcagtttttatctCAATTCCAATGTGGTCCAGTCTTAGAGGTCCAGCCGAAAAatgttcaaaaacaaaaaatgcgACCAATACATATGCGTTTGACACGAAAACGAAAGTTGGACCGAAACGGgaacaaaatattcaaatataatgaAAGGGTCAAAATGTTCAAAGTGTCTCAAAGGATAGTAATCACAAATGTCCTACTCTACTCGTTTAAGAAGTCAACCCACGAATTCTACTACTCAATGAGCCTCCTATAAATACGAACAACACAACCAAACACTACATTGAACCAGATAGATCTGATACACAGAAATAAGAGATATAGTGCTACAAAATACAGAAATACATACAAGAGAGAGATAGGAAGAGATGGAGTCTCTAGGGCTAGCTGGGGTTCTTGTTGCCTTCTCGGCTGCACTTTGCCTCTTCTTGCTCTTCATACTAACTTTTTCTTGGTGGGTTTTCCCTAACCAAACACTTAAGAAGCTTAAGAAATGTGGGTTGGGAGGTCCAATCCCAAGTTTTCCTCTTGGAAACATTAAAGAGATGAAAACAAAGAATAACATTCAATCTTCAGTTGCATCCTCAAATCTCACTCATGATATACACTCTAACGTTTTCCCCTACTTTTCTAGCTGGCAGAAATCACATGGTAAGCCTACTGTGTCAATATCattgcaattttttttgtttaattcttTTGTTTTCCCGCAAACACCCCTCTTAGGTTTTGTTTGTGTAGGTAAAGTTTTTGTGTACTGGTTGGGCACGGAGCCATTCCTGTACGTTGCAGAGCCAgagttcttgaagaaaatgTCGACAGTGGTGGTGGCCAAGCGATGGGGAAAACCAAGTGTGTTTAGAACTGACAGAGACCCCATGTTTGGGAGTGGTTTGGTCATGGTTGAGGGCAACGAATGGGTTCGTCACAGGCACATTGTTGCCCCTGCCTTCAATCCCATTAACTTGAAGGTACCGTAAAATTTCGAGACTACTCATTCAATTCTACTCAATGTTCAGTTTTTCTCTTTTGCTAGATACAGTTAATATGTTTTTCAcgtttgaaacataaaatataaccATGTAGGGATACATTATCCTACAGGAAACTACTCCGAAATCAATGACTGTTGTTCAATCAATATTCTATTGTTCCTTTGACGTCAAACGTTTGATGTCTGCTTTGGAAAAAAAGCATATATTCTGACTCGTTGTTGCATTTTATCCACAGGACATGGCGAACATGATGGTTGATTCCACGAATCAAATGATAGACAGATGGTTTACCCGAATAAACTCTGGGAACCCCGAAATCGACGTGGAGAGAGAGATTATAGCAACGGCTGGAGAGATCATAGCAAGAACAAGTTTTGGCATGAAAGATGACAATGCAAGAGATGTTTTTGACAAACTAAGAGCCTTGCAAATGACCCTTTTTAAGACCAATCGATACGTAGGTGTTCCCTTTGGGAAGTATTTCAACGTAAAGAAAACATTAGAGGCGAAGAAACTCGGGAAAGAAATCGACGAACTCTTGTTGTCGATCATAGAATCTCGGAAGAAGTCGGGGACGAAAAATGGTCAGCAAGATCTGTTAGGTCTGTTGCTGCAAGAAAATCACGAGGTGGATGGAAGGTCGGGTAAGACGTTAACATCGCGAGAAGTTGTTGACGAATGCAAGACCTTCTTCTTCGGAGGGCATGAAACCACAGCACTTGCCATCACGTGGACCTTGCTGCTTCTAGCCATGCACCCAGATTGGCAAAACCAGTTGAGAGATGAGATACGAGAGGTGGTGGGGAACTCTGAAGAACTTGATATTTCTATGCTCTCTGGtttaaaaaaggtaaattaattgctgacatacatataaattttgtcttgtattataaaaaaaaaaaatagtttccatttattatttattgtttgaataATTGGGATGCAGGTATCATGTGTACCTCCTTATCCATCCCTGGGTCATAATCGCACTATTAACTCGTGAGAATTTAGATGCCACAAAACACGACTTAGCTTCACACACACAACAAAGTGTCACTttctttataactttatttGGTTTATAGAGTGAAGTGGAAGCCTTTCCAATTCTGACGTGGTTTGTCTTTATAATTGGCACTTGATTACAACATTGACTTTACATATACGTAGGGTCTCTTTccttttcatatttaatatataagcAATTAATTAAATTCAGCACGTGGTCATTAGAGAATGAACAGAATATCTATGTTGACGCAACACGTGTTTTGATTTTACAAGGATGACTTTTctgatgaattaattgaaaaatgttgCATGCAGATGAAATGGGTTATGAATGAAGTTCTAAGACTGTACCCACCAGCACCAAACGTGCAGAGGCAAGCAAGAGAAGACATAAAAGTGGATGATGTAACGGTGGCTGATGGAACGAACATGTGGATAGATGTGGTGGCCATGCACCATGACCCTGAACTATGGGGAGAGGATGCGAATGAGTTCAGGCCAGAGAGGTTCATGAATGATGTGAATGGTGGATGCAAGCACAAGATGGGTTATTTGCCTTTTGGGTTTGGAGGGAGAATGTGTGTTGGTAGAAATCTTACCTTTATGGAGTACAAGATCGTTTTAACCCTTCTTCTCTCTAGGTTCACTTTCAAGACTTCACCTGCTTACAATCACTCACCATCTATTATGCTCTCCCTAAGGCCTAGCTATGGTCTTCCACTCATTGTTCATCCACTTTAAATATTTCAActcattttacatattttaaccCAATTCTACCATCATTGTTTCCAGGAATCTGGATTAATTCCCTCACCACCGCCCAGCTATGCTTCCTATCATCCATCTAAGTGTATTCacgatttttattttacaaccTCAAATATCTCTCATAAGATCTCTATACTGTTGCTCCTTTGCACTCCTCATTTCTCtatcaatatatatttgtatgcATGGAATCTAGCTCATTAGATATACATCCCTAGCTACGTTTATCCAGCACGTGCTCAAACTTGTTTTTAAATTCTTCCAGTCATTGTAAGCACTTCCGATGTAACATGaatgtttttaaaaagaatCATATTTGTATTAGTGGGAGAATTCAACTTCTCATATCTTTTAATCTTATTTCTAACTTATTCATTATAGTAACTTTCTAGATGATGAGTTTaactcactctctctctctctcactttcTAACTTTACCAATAAACCAAACTTTATAACCTTTTATAAATCCGTAATATATGATAAAtctgtttttaatattaatttatatattgataataaattaatgtaaattatgaAAAGCTTAAATATACTTttgatttgattaaaaatatcaaagtttATATCTCacacgacaaaaattataatgaatagttaaatatatgaatttctGGTTCCTAATTGGTACGGATGATGTTTCACTTTCAAGCTAATGATTGGAGTAATAGTACTCAATTGAACCGGTGGATTCGGTCCTATATTAATAATCACGTTcaccataaaataaatttcatattttgataattatccATGTAGCATTGGTTCAGAACTGCGACCTGTCTTACAAAAGTGAATATTTGCATTAtagtttgtaaaataattttaaaatgtgcatataaaaattaatgtgtaaaaaatttaatgtcaagcatttaaccttaaaataattttaaaactattaaattaagaaatactGAGGAAATTTTTGAGTAATTTCATCATTTCCCGTCCGTCACTTTCTATATTATAGTTGATACCAAATGCCAAACTTTTACGCTTACGGCATCAAAAGttatataaagtataaaattaatcaaataaactATTACTTAATGTTCTTGTAACGTCCAAAATAAAAGGTTAGTTGTTGATTCATTACACTGAAGTAATTactatttaaaatgtaaatgtaTATTATAGGATAATAAACTGACAAATGTCCAATTTGTAGAAAATTTTCCATACAGGGTTAATCTTGCAATAGGTTTAATGAATCTATTAAAAAGAacaatttctttaatatatttgttaatgtacTGTACTTATATTTTTTCGGGTACCCGTGTCaataattcatacataattatgaatttgtgtttgatgatttgttaatcatgattaataatttaaaaatgaactaaataaacattatttatgttacaaaaatattacaattaagaAGCATTAGTCACCATTCAGCTATTGTTAGTTCTtctgagaaaaaaaagtttcatattataattttatggtATACAAAAAAttgattagtttttttatattatattttaaattagaataataataattataacgACAAtcattaaagtaataaataatgaaaaatcactaaaaatattatattggaATTTTTTCATAATGATTTCACATAACATAATGTGATGAAATaactcaatatttttaaataaattcaaccgataggaacaaataaaaataaatataaaaataaatgtaatgagtagtaaagtttaaatattaaactattttattgaCACTTATTATTGCATAATTGGTATTGAAAGCGCTTACGAATAGTTTGTAAATATTCATGaaatttatcaattataacattttattcaataaacaataaaaaagttaGATTTGAGAAAGagataaataacaaataaatattttacaagTAGAATAACATTTACACCTGATATAAGTTGAATTATACACCTGATATATGTTGAATGTTAtaggttcttttttttttaagattttcaaaaacaaatttacaacACTTTTCTAAGTATAGTATTGTttacattttcctttttatcCCAGataattgttttcaattttttaattttcattctaTAAATAACACCATGTAGTTGTGAAAGGTACCATCTAACTTTCGAAAGAGATTGATCTCGACTCTCGTGATAAAACGTAGATATTTTGTAAattgtgttttgtaaaattttaaaagcaatttataagttaaaaagaaccaaatttattattagaaCAAATATTatgatcattattttttaatataatcatattgacaaaaataacatttttatccAAACCATTAAGTTATAACCTTGTTCTAAGACTATTTacttaatcaatattttttaagaacatAATTGATACAccatagaagaaaataaaaataaaaattactaataatgTATAAAACAAACTATTAGCTAGATatgaaaatacaaatttatttaattatttaaaatctaactttttaatatgctgaaattttaaaaaatgttactaGTAAGTGtttctaaaaaaatttctatcattactttaaaatatattaataaaaattataataaataatctcaatatattgattatataaCTTGTCAGGGAATTTCAATTAAGAAAATTGAGTAAGATATATATcgaaaatgtattaaaatataaatagataaatatacatatatgaaatatatatatatatatatatatatatatatatatatatatatataaagtaaaataaattgtataaagaataaacaaaatctaaattatataattttatataaaaaatgaaaatcaaggAATAAATTTGATGAAGTGATTGGACAACTTAACCAGCAAAGCAATGAATGCATGAGTAGGATCGATCATCATTACAAACTCATACCAACCTCGTATCAAACATCCAATGCTATATATTGTGAAAGCCATTAAAATCCACTCAATTAAAATCCACTCAAGGTGGATTTCACGTGTCAAGAAGAAAGCCCGACAAATCAGAgggtggaagacaggtgtgagTAGCTGAGTGGACGTTCGATTTTGACGTTGGAAGAAAAACTCTAAGTTTTAAAGTTTcacgccactctctgcatgcacccttcttctccaGATTCTGAAAAAtttcattctctcctccttctctctaaaaagctcttaCTTCTCTATAAGAAATTCTCACCTTTTATTCCTCCGATCACCATTCAGGCACCGTTTCTACTCCTCCGGTgtcaagagcttcagtttgaGCCGATCGGTTTTGGGTTCTGGACTAGTAAGTTCTTCTTTTCACTTAGTCCTGCGTTTTCttttacatgcaaaccaagttctggtttcatgtgttgatcgcTCCTCTAAAATGAGAGGTTCTGATAGTGTTTTGgttttacttggtttagttggaaaaattgtcgagcgttgaggtaGAAGGACTTGTAGTGGTGAAACTGTACTCTGTCTctatgaacgttcggtcacgcttagaggtaaggggaacttatataatttaattgtatgtttgtttttaCGTTCGTTGCtaatgaatgcatgtttgttgagtgGCTGAAtgtatatgaagtatgattgttgatatgttttgactatatgaaatatgattatttact from the Vigna angularis cultivar LongXiaoDou No.4 chromosome 3, ASM1680809v1, whole genome shotgun sequence genome contains:
- the LOC108325758 gene encoding cytokinin hydroxylase, which produces MESLGLAGVLVAFSAALCLFLLFILTFSWWVFPNQTLKKLKKCGLGGPIPSFPLGNIKEMKTKNNIQSSVASSNLTHDIHSNVFPYFSSWQKSHGKVFVYWLGTEPFLYVAEPEFLKKMSTVVVAKRWGKPSVFRTDRDPMFGSGLVMVEGNEWVRHRHIVAPAFNPINLKDMANMMVDSTNQMIDRWFTRINSGNPEIDVEREIIATAGEIIARTSFGMKDDNARDVFDKLRALQMTLFKTNRYVGVPFGKYFNVKKTLEAKKLGKEIDELLLSIIESRKKSGTKNGQQDLLGLLLQENHEVDGRSGKTLTSREVVDECKTFFFGGHETTALAITWTLLLLAMHPDWQNQLRDEIREVVGNSEELDISMLSGLKKMKWVMNEVLRLYPPAPNVQRQAREDIKVDDVTVADGTNMWIDVVAMHHDPELWGEDANEFRPERFMNDVNGGCKHKMGYLPFGFGGRMCVGRNLTFMEYKIVLTLLLSRFTFKTSPAYNHSPSIMLSLRPSYGLPLIVHPL